The Planctellipticum variicoloris DNA window TCGAAGCCTGCCTCTGTCGCACGCAGACTCTGGGCCAGCCGGAGACCTTCAGCCATCGGCATCCGACGCCGGAACAGATCCGCGAATGGGTCAAAGACCCGATTGCCTATCGCATCGAGTATGCCGATGGCCTGAAGGCGACGATGCTGCTCATGAACGGTCTGGTCGGCGACTTCACGTTTGCCGCGAGAATCAAGGGCCGGGCCGAGCCCCTCTCGACGCTGTTCTACCTCCCCCAGACGCCAAACGTGACCTACTCCGCCGAACTGATGGCCAAGGCGGAAGCGACGTTCCTGACCGGCAAAGCTCCGTGCCCGATTGAACGAACGCTGCTGACGACGGGCCTGGTCGAAGCAGGAGTCCGTTCGATCGGCACCGGACAGAAACGGCTGGAAACGCCGCACCTGGCGGTCCGTTATCAGGCCCCGCGGGAGTCGCTGTTTCTGCGGAGCTAAGGGTCATCACCGGGTGGCCGGGGCTGGACCGAAGGGAAGCCCCGGTCTGGATTCCAACGGCGCCGGACCGGGGCATCGCGAAGACGCTACTGTCCCGGCCACCCGCTAACAATCTGATAGATCTCCGATTTGGAACTTGATGTTTGGTGTTTGGAACTTTTTAGAATTTAGAATTTCGAGTTTCGGATTGGAGCTTGGCGTTTGGAGCTTTGCTCCAGCCAATTCCACGTGACAGCCGATGATTCATCAGTTATTCTTGATGGGTCTGGTCGGGGCGGGAATTCCCGACGGTTCGTTCGTTGTCCGCAGGGCCGATCCGATGCATTCACCGCAGCGCTGGCAGCATCCGCGGATTTCCCGTCGCACCGCCGTGCAGGCCGGGGCTGTTGGACTACTTGGGTTGGGGATGAATCATCTGCAGCCGTTGAGGGCGGCAAATCGGTCGGGGACTGCGGCACGAGCCCGTTCGTGCATCTATATCTTTCTCTCGGGCGGGCTCTCCCAGCACGAGAGCTTCGATCCCAAGCCGGAAGCCCCGCTCGAAATCCGCGGCGAGTTTCAGCCGATCGACACGGCTTCGCCGGGACTGCAGATCTGCGAGCACTTGCCGGGCCTGTCGCAGCGCAGCCGGCACTGGTCGGTCCTCCGGTCGCTGTCGCATCCGACCAACGACCACACCGCCGGTCACTATTACATGCTCACCGGCCGAAGCATCCCGTCCCCCGGCTTCCGCGGCGACCGCATGCCCCGCTCGTCCGACTGGCCGTCGATTGCCTCAGTTGCCGGCGATGCCGTCCGGCATCAGCAGGCGAACAATCTGCCGCCCGCGGTCGTGCTGCCCGAGAAACTGGTCCACTGGTCCGGCGGAACGATCCCCGGAGCCTTTGGCGGCTTGATGGGACAGCATCGCGATCCGTTCTTTATCGAAGCCTCCCCGTACGGCGATCCCTTCTGGCGCGGGGCCTACCCCGAATACACGTTTCCGAACGAGACCAGGAAGCCGCCCAAGCATTCGGACGACCGCGTCTTCGAGGCCCCCAATATCAAGCTCTCGCCCGGCCTGAGTCTGAGTCGGCTCAACGGTCGGACAGAACTGCTTCGCGAACTCGACCGCCAGCGGGCCGAACTGGAGCGCTCGGCGACGATGCAGCAATACGACAACCACCGCGAATCGGCGGTGTCGCTCCTCTCCGCGGAGTCGGTCCGCAAGGCGTTCGACGTCACGCGGGCCGACGAGGAGACGCAGATCCGTTACGGCCGGAACAGCTTTGGATGGTCGCTGCTGATGGCCTATCGGCTCGTCGAAGCCGGCGTGAGTCTGGTGCAGGTGAACCTTGGCAACAACGAAACCTGGGATAACCACGGCGAGATCTTCCACCGGCTGCGTGACCGGCTCCTGCCGCCGACCGATCGCGCCCTGTGCGCTCTGATGGACGATCTCGAAGTCAACGGGCTCCTCGACAGCACGCTGATCGTGATGGGGAGCGAGTTCGGCCGGACGCCCAAGCTTTCGACGCTGGCCGATTCGTACGTCGGAGCAGGACGCGACCACTGGGGGGCCGTGCAGAGCGTTTTCTTCGCCGGCGGCGGCGTGATCGGCGGACAGGCGATCGGCTCGTCGGACGCGGTCGGCGCCTACCCGGCGAGCAACCTGCAGAAGCCGGAGAACATGGCCGCAACGATCTACCAGTCGCTGGGGATTCCCGACACGGCCGTGTGGCACGACGAGGTCAATCGGCCGCATCCGATTTACCACGGGGCCCCGATCGCGGGGTTGATGTAGCTCGTGGTCATGGCGCGAATGGCCCGGACTGGACTGAAGGGGAGCCCCGGTCTTCGAGTTGACACGCACAGACCGGGGCATCGCGATGACGCTCCTGCCCCGGCGGGGTGGCCGGGGCTGGACCGCAGGGAAGCCCCGGTCTGGATTCCAAGGGCCCCGGCCATCCGGCGATGCGCGCTGAATGTGCACGGCGATCAGCCGACGGCACCTCTCGTCCGACGATCAATTTCGGAGCCGGCGGTCATCGACGATTTCGTTGGTGAACGGTCCCGGAATCGGCTTGGCGATGGTCAAGTCGGAGTCCTTGAGGTCCACGACAGCCTCTTCGCCCGTCTCCGCCATCTGGCGACCCCGAGCGTCCAGGACACGTCGGACGATCGGTTGGAAGGGGAGGTCGTCATTGAGGCGGAGGACGGTGGCAACCGACCCGTCGCTCAGGACGACATAGCTGCCGATTGGATAGATGCCGATACAACGCACCAGACCGCGAATGACATCCGGATCCTGCTTCCTGGCTTCGGCCTGCTGCAGCAGTGAAACCATTGCGGCATATCCCAGCATCGGCGGGCGGTCGGGACGCGGGGCCGTCATCGCCGCATACGCGTCGGCCGCGTGGACAATCCGGGCCATCGGATGGATCGACTTCGTCGTGCGTCCGCGGGGATACCCCGAGCCGTCGGGTTTCTCGTGGACCTGATAGGTGATGATGGAGACGATCTTCGGCAGCGAGTTCATCTGCTCGATGAGGTGCGCCGTGTGGATCGAATGCTTCTGGATGTCGAGCATTTCTCCAGGAGACAGGCAGCGCCGGGCATCCAGCAGGTGTTGCGGAATCTTCGCCATTCCCAGATCGGCGAGCATGCCGGCGATCCCGATCAGGCGGACGTTGTCCGCATCGAAACCCATTTTGATCCCCACGGCCATCCCGAGCGTGGCCATCTTTGTCGAATGCTCGGCCAGCGACCGTTTGCCGGTTGCAGAGAACGTGGTGCTGATGGTTGAGGCAAAGTCGGCAACGAGGGATTTCAAGGAACCGTCCGTTCCCCGGCTCACCTTCTCGCCTCCGCTGACTGCACCTCCAGCGGCGATTCGATTCATCATCGATTCGACGGCCGCCGCATTGTGCTGGTGGAGCGCCGCAGCCTGCGCCTGATGTTCGCTGCAGTAGTCGGACTTCCCGTGCCAGACGACCTCGTCCGCGACGGACGGGCCGCGATTGCGGACGCGCAGACCGTTATTCTGGACAAACTCATCGATTTGACGATTCAGAGCCGTTTCCAGCATCCGGAGCTGCTGCTCCTCGCGCTCCGGAAGACCATCGTTTCCGGTGAGTCGTTGAGCGTCGACGGCGTTCAGCAGCACCTCGAAAATGCCACGCGCGCGGAGCTTGTCCAGAAAGTTTTCCGTCATCATCAGGCCCGCGGCAAGCAGCAGCGTGCCATCCTGGGAATAGACGGGATACTCAAGGTTTTCGTTCAGGCGGAGCGCATTGAGCGGGACCGAGACGGCGCTGGCCATTGCGTTTTCCTGGATTCCGTGAAACTGTCGACCAATCGACACTCTTGCGGTGCTTCGAAATTCGTTTCTCCAAAGAATCTTGATCGGCGGTTCTGGGATGGAGACTTAGACGAGAGTTCAGTGCAAATCTGGATGCGACATGCAGACAAAACGCCTGTGTCGATCGCGCAAGATTCTCTGGACGGATAACAGCGAATCTTATCCGCACCCGCGCAGATTGTGATGTTGTGTGCAGGGCGATGGGCGCTGGAGTGTCAGGCAGAAGTCTTTTGTGCGAAAGTACCTGCGGCCGTGGAGCGACCGTTGCGGGACAACGGCCGATTGGGATCGAGTTCGCAGAAACGTGACATGGCGAAAGCTCGTCAGGTTTTCACACGGCGATATCGGAATCAAGCAATTTCTTCCGCTTCCGACATCGATTACCTCGCCGAGTCCATCCGACTCATCAGCCACGCATGCAGCGAAGCGGCCACCTGCTGATACCCCGTCGCATTCGGATGCACGCCATTGTTGTCCGGGTAGCCGCCGACTGGATCGAGATTGAGTTCCGTCGGCACCACGAAAACCCCGTCGGTTTCCCGACCGCCGAACTGCTGGAGCTGTCGCTGGACGAGCCGGTGCTGGATCCGCTTCCAGCCCCAGCGGGTGTACTTTCCTTTGTAATTGGCCTCGAAGCCCGATTCGCGGGCGTTTGGCGGCGTCGTCAGGCAGACCGCCAGCTCGGCCCTGGGCGCCGCCTCGTGAAACGCCTTCAGCAGCGTCTCGGCCTGGGCGAAGACCTGATCGATCCGCTGATCCATCGCGGCCGGGTCGTTCGGGTTGGCTCCGAAACAGTCGTTGATTCCGAGCAGAAACGTCACCACATCCGGCGTCTTGCCGCCGCAGGAGTCGCGGAAGTAGCGGGGCACATCGAGCTTCGGCTGATCGTCTTCCAGAAAGACAAACGGGCTGCTGTGTTTGCGCTGGGCGGGATCGGGGTTTGGCTCGTAGTGTTTGACGAAACGCTCCCACGTCCAGCCGCCATAGCCTTCGTGAGCGACTCCCGGCTGCGCGCTGGCCGGGCGATGCGTGCCGAGCATGGTCCAGGCGGGCATCCCCGATTCTGAGAGCCGGCGGGCAAGGTCGTTCGGATAGATCGTCGCATGCGTCAGGCTGTCGCCGACGATCAGCAGCGTCAGATGGCGTCCCGCCCCCGCGGTGACCGGGGCGACGCGCCACGTCATCGACTGTTCGGCGAGCTTCCGATCGCCGTCGAAGACGACGACCTTCCAGGCGTGGTCGCCGACGTCGGTCGCTGCAGGCGTAACAGTCCAGCGGCCGGCTTCCGCGGTTCCGAGATCGCTGCTGACGACGAACCGGAGTTGCTCCGGATGCTGCGTCAGGACGATGTTGTCGAAGTAGACGTTCATCTCGGCCCCGGCGACGGCATAGCCGACGGGTGGCAGCGTGAGCCGAATGTCCGCTACGGAGTCCTCGGCGCGGACCCGCAGAGGATGTCCCAGCAAACTGACCATGACCACTGTGAGCGAGAACAGCCGGAGCATGCGGTTTTCCAAGGGAGGGACGGGTGACAGACTTTCGCGGAGTATTCGACAGTCCGATCCTGCTGTCAATCACCAGCTTTTTAAGGGGGGGGGGCGGTTGCAGTCCGCTCGGGGACGCGTGAGACTGCAGCTTCCGGATTATGCACACAAGAATGCGACATGAGTCGGAGCGATCAAAGGTGCGAACCGTGAGCGAGACACAGGCCTGGGAGACGATGCCGGCGGCCGACGTGCTGCGAGGGCTGTCGGTCGACGGCGAGCGGGGCCTGACCGGGGACGAAGTTGTCCGTCGTCGGGAACGCTGGGGGGCGAATTCGCTCGCCGAGGAGCCGCCGGTCCCCATGTGGCGACGGTTGCTGAACCAGTTTAGAGAACTGGTGATCTGGATTCTGATCTTCGCGGCGGTCATTTCGGGCGTGATGGGCGAATGGGCCGATACGGCGGCCATTCTGGCGATCGTGCTGGTCAACGGAGTGATCGGCTTTCTGCAGGAAGAAAAGGCGGGTCGAGCGCTCGCCGCCCTGCAGAAAATGTCGTCGCCGACGGCCAAAGTCTTGCGTGATGGAACGCTGCAGTCCGTCCCGGCCTCGGAACTGGTCCCCGGAGACCGGATCGAGCTCGAAGCGGGCGACAACGTCCCCGCCGACGCGCGGCTGTTGACGGCTTTTGCCCTGCGCGTTCAGGAAGCCTCTCTGACCGGGGAATCGGTCCCGGTCGACAAGGACGCGGGCGTTGCGCTGCCCGCCGGGACTTCGCTCGGCGATCGCAGAAACATGCTCTATCTGGGAACGGTGACCGCGGCCGGCAAAGCCAGCGCGGTCGTGACATCGACGGGAATGCAGACCGAACTGGGGCGCATTGCGGGGCTGCTGCAGCAGTCGGAGCGGGAGCCGACGCCGCTCCAGCGGCGGCTCGCCGAGCTGGGAAAAGTCCTGGTCGTCGTCTGCCTGGCGATCGTGGTCGTCATCTTCGCGATGGAGCTGTGGCGCGGCGGAAAGTGGTTCGAAGTGCTGCTGGTTTCGGTCAGCCTGGCGGTCGCGGCCGTCCCCGAGGGCCTGCCCGCCGTGGTGACGCTGGCGCTGGCGCTGGGGCTGCAGCGGATGGTGAAACGGAATGCGCTGGTCCGCAAGCTGCCGAGCGTCGAGACGCTTGGCTCGGTAACCGTGATCTGCTCGGACAAAACGGGGACGCTGACCCGCAACGAGATGACCGTGCGGGAGATTCTCGCGGGTAGTGACCGGTACGACGTGACCGGAGCGGGTTATGCGCCGCACGGCCAGTTTCTGAAGCAGTCCGGCGGCGAAGCAGGTCCGGCTGTGCCACCGTCACGGGAACCGGGGCTGCTGCAACTGCTCACGACTGCGTCGCTCTGCAACAACGCCACCCTCAATCCTCGCGGCGATGGCGAGAACTGGCAGGTGATCGGCGATCCAACCGAAGGCGCACTCATCGTCGCAGCGATGAAGGCGGGCCTTGAGGCCCGCGCACGATCCAGGCATGTTCTCTACGAGATTCCGTTCGATTCCGAGCGGAAGGCGATGTCGGTGGTGGTACGCGGCGACGGCGGTGCGCCGGTAATGCACACCAAGGGCGCCCCGGAAGTCATCCTGGGGCTGAGCATCGCCGAACTGGTGGACGGCCAGGTCCGGCCCCTGACCGAAGCCCGCCGGGCGGCGATCATGCAGTGGAACTCTGAACTGGCGTCCCGAGCCTTGCGGGTGCTGGCCATGGCATACCGTGAACATCCGGAGCGACCCGACACGGACTACGACGAACGAGATCTTATCTTTGCGGGCATGGTGGGGATGATCGACCCGCCGCGGGACGAGGTCCGCGACGCGGTTCGACGGAGCCGGACGGCGGGCATCCGTCCGGTGATGATTACCGGCGACCATCCCGAAACGGCCCAGGCGATCGCCCGCGAGCTGCATATCGCCGACGAGGGGGATCGCGTCCTGACGGGACGGGATCTGGATCAGTTGTCGGACGAAGAACTCTCGAACGAGGTCGAGCACATTGCCGTGTACGCGCGCGTCTCCGCCGAGCACAAGCTGCGCGTCGTGAAGGCGTGGAAGGGGCGGGGACAGATCGTCGCCATGACGGGGGACGGCGTGAACGATGCCCCGGCGGTCCGGGCGGCGGACATCGGGATTGCGATGGGGATCACCGGCACCGATGTCACCAAGGAGGCGTCGGACATGGTCCTCATGGACGACAACTTCACGTCGATCGTCAATGCCGTCGAAGAAGGCCGCGGCATCTTTGACAACATTCAGAAGGTGGTGCATTACCTGCTGTCGTGCAATGCGGGCGAAGTGCTGCTGATGTTCTTCGCCGCCCTGATCGGCTGGCCGATGCCGCTGCTGGCGATTCAGATCCTGTGGATCAACCTCGTGACGGACGGGCTGCCGGCATTGGCGCTCGCAATGGAGCCGCCTGACCGCGACATCATGCAGCGTCCGCCCCGCCCGCCGCGCGAGGGCGTGCTGACGCGCGAACGGGGCTGGCTGATCCTGTTTCATGGAACCCTGATCGCCACCGTCGCGGCGATCGGGTTCTGGTGGGTCTATCGGGGCGACAAGACAAATCTCGAAAACATCGCCCACGCCCAGGTGGTGACGTTCTGCATCACGGCGTTTTCGCAGCTCTTCTTCGCGATCGGCTGCCGCAGTCAGCGGCATACCATGCCGGAAATCGGTCCGTTCTCGAATCCACAACTGTTCGGCGCGATCGTCGTCTCGGGACTGTTGCAGCTCACGGCCGTGACCGTGCCGTTTGTCCGTCCGGTCTTCGAAGTCGACACGCATCTCACCTGGGAATGGCTGGTGATTCTCGGCCTCTCGCTGGTCCCGGTGACTGTGATTGAAGTCGCCAAACTGATCCAGGCCGCCCTGCGACGTCGTCCGGTTTAGGAGTCTGCCGATGTTCTTCTCGCTGCGTTTGAACGCCATCGCACCACTGATGGTTCTTCTCGCCGGAATGCCCGCGTGCGCCGCCGATCGACCCAATATCGTCGCCATCGTGACCGACGACCAGGCCCGGTGGGCCGTCGGAGCGTATGGCAATACGGAGATTCAGACGCCCCACATGGACCGCATCGCCCGCGAGGGGGCGCTCTTCCGCAATGCGACGACGGCGACGCCCGTCTGCTCGCCGAGCCGGGCGACGTACTTCAGCGGCCGCTGGCCGTCGGAGGTGAAGATCCACGACT harbors:
- a CDS encoding DUF1501 domain-containing protein is translated as MIHQLFLMGLVGAGIPDGSFVVRRADPMHSPQRWQHPRISRRTAVQAGAVGLLGLGMNHLQPLRAANRSGTAARARSCIYIFLSGGLSQHESFDPKPEAPLEIRGEFQPIDTASPGLQICEHLPGLSQRSRHWSVLRSLSHPTNDHTAGHYYMLTGRSIPSPGFRGDRMPRSSDWPSIASVAGDAVRHQQANNLPPAVVLPEKLVHWSGGTIPGAFGGLMGQHRDPFFIEASPYGDPFWRGAYPEYTFPNETRKPPKHSDDRVFEAPNIKLSPGLSLSRLNGRTELLRELDRQRAELERSATMQQYDNHRESAVSLLSAESVRKAFDVTRADEETQIRYGRNSFGWSLLMAYRLVEAGVSLVQVNLGNNETWDNHGEIFHRLRDRLLPPTDRALCALMDDLEVNGLLDSTLIVMGSEFGRTPKLSTLADSYVGAGRDHWGAVQSVFFAGGGVIGGQAIGSSDAVGAYPASNLQKPENMAATIYQSLGIPDTAVWHDEVNRPHPIYHGAPIAGLM
- a CDS encoding HD-GYP domain-containing protein encodes the protein MASAVSVPLNALRLNENLEYPVYSQDGTLLLAAGLMMTENFLDKLRARGIFEVLLNAVDAQRLTGNDGLPEREEQQLRMLETALNRQIDEFVQNNGLRVRNRGPSVADEVVWHGKSDYCSEHQAQAAALHQHNAAAVESMMNRIAAGGAVSGGEKVSRGTDGSLKSLVADFASTISTTFSATGKRSLAEHSTKMATLGMAVGIKMGFDADNVRLIGIAGMLADLGMAKIPQHLLDARRCLSPGEMLDIQKHSIHTAHLIEQMNSLPKIVSIITYQVHEKPDGSGYPRGRTTKSIHPMARIVHAADAYAAMTAPRPDRPPMLGYAAMVSLLQQAEARKQDPDVIRGLVRCIGIYPIGSYVVLSDGSVATVLRLNDDLPFQPIVRRVLDARGRQMAETGEEAVVDLKDSDLTIAKPIPGPFTNEIVDDRRLRN
- a CDS encoding SGNH/GDSL hydrolase family protein, whose amino-acid sequence is MLRLFSLTVVMVSLLGHPLRVRAEDSVADIRLTLPPVGYAVAGAEMNVYFDNIVLTQHPEQLRFVVSSDLGTAEAGRWTVTPAATDVGDHAWKVVVFDGDRKLAEQSMTWRVAPVTAGAGRHLTLLIVGDSLTHATIYPNDLARRLSESGMPAWTMLGTHRPASAQPGVAHEGYGGWTWERFVKHYEPNPDPAQRKHSSPFVFLEDDQPKLDVPRYFRDSCGGKTPDVVTFLLGINDCFGANPNDPAAMDQRIDQVFAQAETLLKAFHEAAPRAELAVCLTTPPNARESGFEANYKGKYTRWGWKRIQHRLVQRQLQQFGGRETDGVFVVPTELNLDPVGGYPDNNGVHPNATGYQQVAASLHAWLMSRMDSAR
- a CDS encoding cation-translocating P-type ATPase codes for the protein MSETQAWETMPAADVLRGLSVDGERGLTGDEVVRRRERWGANSLAEEPPVPMWRRLLNQFRELVIWILIFAAVISGVMGEWADTAAILAIVLVNGVIGFLQEEKAGRALAALQKMSSPTAKVLRDGTLQSVPASELVPGDRIELEAGDNVPADARLLTAFALRVQEASLTGESVPVDKDAGVALPAGTSLGDRRNMLYLGTVTAAGKASAVVTSTGMQTELGRIAGLLQQSEREPTPLQRRLAELGKVLVVVCLAIVVVIFAMELWRGGKWFEVLLVSVSLAVAAVPEGLPAVVTLALALGLQRMVKRNALVRKLPSVETLGSVTVICSDKTGTLTRNEMTVREILAGSDRYDVTGAGYAPHGQFLKQSGGEAGPAVPPSREPGLLQLLTTASLCNNATLNPRGDGENWQVIGDPTEGALIVAAMKAGLEARARSRHVLYEIPFDSERKAMSVVVRGDGGAPVMHTKGAPEVILGLSIAELVDGQVRPLTEARRAAIMQWNSELASRALRVLAMAYREHPERPDTDYDERDLIFAGMVGMIDPPRDEVRDAVRRSRTAGIRPVMITGDHPETAQAIARELHIADEGDRVLTGRDLDQLSDEELSNEVEHIAVYARVSAEHKLRVVKAWKGRGQIVAMTGDGVNDAPAVRAADIGIAMGITGTDVTKEASDMVLMDDNFTSIVNAVEEGRGIFDNIQKVVHYLLSCNAGEVLLMFFAALIGWPMPLLAIQILWINLVTDGLPALALAMEPPDRDIMQRPPRPPREGVLTRERGWLILFHGTLIATVAAIGFWWVYRGDKTNLENIAHAQVVTFCITAFSQLFFAIGCRSQRHTMPEIGPFSNPQLFGAIVVSGLLQLTAVTVPFVRPVFEVDTHLTWEWLVILGLSLVPVTVIEVAKLIQAALRRRPV